Part of the Capsicum annuum cultivar UCD-10X-F1 chromosome 12, UCD10Xv1.1, whole genome shotgun sequence genome is shown below.
caAGAGGATCCTTATAAATATTGATAGATTGAGTTTCATTgcattttaattataaaattgaataaataaggcATATTGTCTATGTGTCAATTTTacacatattttatatattttagtttatgtgaaaattttgactcggtatatattttaaataaataaataatttgaattgAGATAAAATATAGTATTTTATAACCCGAAAATTTATGttgttataaattattaattgggagtaaaaattatatattattttataattaaattattaataaaataaaaaagatgaagcaCTCCCTTTGATAAAGTTTGCATACACTCTACCTTTCTCAATTCTCATTTGTGATATTACATAAGAAATGTTATTGTACTGATATAAAAATAtgtcttttttataattttaaaaagaaatcataaatttaaacgaatgaaatatctattaataaaaaaaggatctATACATAAATTTGGTGtaatttttatctcaaataatgATCAAAAGTTTACGTGTATTtttatgaaatcataaagaaaaaaattatatttttaccatacatattttttatacaaGAGCCATATAATTATCCTCATTTTTCATATAtacttaatataatttatttatcaattaagatccatatgaattatataaatatatttcctCTCTCTTATTCGTTActtttattataaaatttaaaaaataagaccACAACTTATATGTCACGCAACTTTTGTTGGCTGGGATCCTCCCATTGTAAAATTTTCCGTTCCCTCTCTGACCTAAgcgtaaaatttttatttataggtATCACGAGTGGATCCATAGCTGAAAGGACACAATTTGTGGCGTACCTCATTTACTCTTCTTTCTTGACCGGTCTTGTGTACCCTATTGTTTCACATTAGTTCTGGTCCGCTGATGGTTGGGCCAGTGCGTCAAAAACCGATGGTAACTTATTATTCGGTTCAGGGGTTATTGACTTTGCCGGTTCAGGTGTTGTTCATATGGTTGGTGGCATTGCCGGTCTATGGGGGGCTTTCATTGAAGGACCACGAATTGGCCGGTTCGACCGGATCGGCCGGTCTATTGCTTTAAGAGGTCATAGTGCTTCACTAGTTGTATTGGGTACTTTCTTGctttggtttggttggtatggGTTTAACCCCGGTTCATTTTTAACCATACTCAAATCTTATGGTGATAGTACAAGGGGTACTTATTATGGTCAATGGAGTACAATAGGGAGGACAGCTGTCACAACCACATTGGCTGGTTGCACTGCTGCACTCACAACATTATTTGGTAAGAGACTTTTAGTGGGACATTGGAATGTGGTTGATGTCTGTAATGGTTTACTAGGGGGATTTGCAGCAATTACTTCAGGTTGTGCTGTTGTTGAACCATGGGCTGCTATTGTTTGTGGATTTGTAGCAGCTTGGGTTCTAATTGGTTTCAATAAATTGGCAACGAAATTGAAATATGATGATCCGCTAGAAGCAGCACAACTCCATGGCGGTTGTGGTTCATGGGGCATAGTATTCACAGGATTATTTGCGAAAAAAGAGTACGTTAATGAAGTATATCCAGGATTTCCTAATAGGCCATATGGATTGTTCATGGGAGGTGGCGAAAAATTATTAGGTGCACAAATTATTCAGATTCTTGTGATTATTGGATGGGTGAGTATGACAATGGGACCATTGTTCTTTTTGTTACATAAGTTCAAGTTGTTGAGAATATCGCGCGAAGATGAAACAGCAGGAATGGATTTAACAAGACATGGTGGATTtgcatatatatatcatgatgAAGATGAAGGTTCTTCTATGCCTGGATTCAAGATGACAAGAATTGAACCAATAAATACTCCTACACCTGATCATCATC
Proteins encoded:
- the LOC124885113 gene encoding ammonium transporter 1 member 2-like; this encodes MVGGIAGLWGAFIEGPRIGRFDRIGRSIALRGHSASLVVLGTFLLWFGWYGFNPGSFLTILKSYGDSTRGTYYGQWSTIGRTAVTTTLAGCTAALTTLFGKRLLVGHWNVVDVCNGLLGGFAAITSGCAVVEPWAAIVCGFVAAWVLIGFNKLATKLKYDDPLEAAQLHGGCGSWGIVFTGLFAKKEYVNEVYPGFPNRPYGLFMGGGEKLLGAQIIQILVIIGWVSMTMGPLFFLLHKFKLLRISREDETAGMDLTRHGGFAYIYHDEDEGSSMPGFKMTRIEPINTPTPDHHHNRSVAV